The region ACGATGCCCGGCTACGTTCTCGCCAAGCTGGCGATGAACGACGACGTCTACCACCTCGTCAAGAACACGCCGAAGGTCTCGGGCTTCCTTGGTAACAACGGCAAGCCGCAGGCGATTAGCGAATCGGAAGCCGCGCGCTACTTCGGCGCTGCCGAGGCTGCTGCTGCCGAGCCGCGCAAGCAGGTCAGCATCGACTACGAGATCGGCGATTCGGTCAAGGTGCTCGACGGTCCTTTCGCGAGCTTCAACGGCATCGTCGAGGAACTCGACTTCGACAAGAACCGGGTCAAGGTCTCTGTCTCGATCTTCGGGCGTGCGACGCCGGTCGAACTCGACTTCGAGCACGTCGAGCTCAGCAAGTAAGCATCACTCGCCGCGCTATCTGCGTGGCTTGGATAAAGAGACGGGGCGCTGTCACGGCGCCCCTTTTCTTTTGCCGGGTTCTGGGCTAAGGGCCCGGCCTTCGCAGCGGCTTTCGGTCGTTTGCGATTCCCGGCGGGAGAGTAGCGAGGCGCAAGCCGGACTTCTCGTCTGACCGCTAAACATGAGGGCGCATGCGCGCCCGACAGTGTGAAAGGAGGCCATCATGGCCAAGAAAATTGAAGGCTACATCAAGCTGCAGGTGCCCGCGGGCGCT is a window of Novosphingobium aureum DNA encoding:
- the nusG gene encoding transcription termination/antitermination protein NusG — translated: MARWYIIHAYSGFENKVKEAILAEAERIGLSQLVEDIQVPAETITEVKRGKKVQVERKTMPGYVLAKLAMNDDVYHLVKNTPKVSGFLGNNGKPQAISESEAARYFGAAEAAAAEPRKQVSIDYEIGDSVKVLDGPFASFNGIVEELDFDKNRVKVSVSIFGRATPVELDFEHVELSK